A genome region from Gigantopelta aegis isolate Gae_Host chromosome 3, Gae_host_genome, whole genome shotgun sequence includes the following:
- the LOC121369481 gene encoding uncharacterized protein LOC121369481 encodes MRLILVAVLLVLVVLPDADAWWLNRKIKNWVSGKKEKVKNWWKNFKQGVKSGRDVEEVDLDQDGMLDFEELEHVMGTRDAQEFFSMMDLDDDDDMTLEEFTRSIDNDDFEI; translated from the exons atGAGGCTCATACTGGTTGCTGTTCTGTTGGTGTTGGTTGTCCTACCTGATGCGGATGCCTGGTGGCTAAATCGCAAAATCAAGAACTGGGTCTCGGGTAAAAAGGAAAAAGTAAAAAATTGGTGGAAGAATTTTAAGCAAGGAG TGAAGTCCGGCCGAGACGTTGAAGAAGTTGATCTGGATCAGGACGGGATGCTGGATTTCGAGGAACTGGAACACGTCATGGGGACACGTGACGCGCAGGAATTCTTCTCTATGATGGACTTAGACG ACGATGATGATATGACTCTGGAGGAATTTACTAGAAGCATTGACAATGACGATTTTGAAATTTAG